A window of the Pseudomonas furukawaii genome harbors these coding sequences:
- the metH gene encoding methionine synthase has protein sequence MSDRIARQHALQQALKERILILDGGMGTMIQSYKLQEEDYRGTRFADWPSDVKGNNDLLLLSRPDVIQAIEKAYLDAGADILETNTFNATQVSQADYGMESLVYELNVEGARLAREVADAKTLETPDKPRFVAGVLGPTSRTCSISPDVNDPGYRNVTFDELVENYTEATKGLIEGGADLILIETIFDTLNAKAAIFAVQGVFEELGVELPIMISGTITDASGRTLSGQTTEAFWNSVSHAKPISVGLNCALGAADLRPYLAELSAKAGTHVSAHPNAGLPNAFGEYDETPAEMAAVVEEFAASGFLNIIGGCCGTTPAHIQAIAEAVAKYPPRAIPDIPKACRLSGLEPFTIDRNSLFVNVGERTNITGSAKFARLIREENYTEALEVALQQVEAGAQVIDINMDEGMLDSKAAMVKFLNLIAGEPDISRVPIMIDSSKWEVIEAGLKCIQGKGIVNSISMKEGVEQFKHHAKLCKRYGAAVVVMAFDEVGQADTQARKEEICKRSYDILVNEVGFPPEDIIFDPNIFAVATGIEEHNNYAVDFINACAYIRDNLPYALSSGGVSNVSFSFRGNNPVREAIHSVFLYYAIRNGLTMGIVNAGQLEIYDEIPKQLRDAVEDVVLNRNPNATEALLAIAGQYKGDGAAKEVENEEWRSLPVDKRLEHALVKGITAFIVEDTEECRQQCARPIEVIEGPLMAGMNVVGDLFGSGKMFLPQVVKSARVMKQAVAHLIPFIEAEKGDKPEAKGKILMATVKGDVHDIGKNIVGVVLGCNGYDIVDLGVMVPAEKILQVAREEKCDIIGLSGLITPSLDEMVHVAREMQRQGFQLPLMIGGATTSKAHTAVKIEPQYSNDAVVYVTDASRAVGVATSLLSRELKGDFVEKTRIDYAEVRERTANRAARTERLAYADAIANKPAFDWTGYRATKPSFTGVRVLEDIDLAVLAEYIDWTPFFISWDLAGKYPRILTDEVVGEAATSLFNDAQAMLKELIDGKLIKARAVIGFWPANQVNHDDIEVRDDQDKPLATLHHLRQQTIKPDGKPNLSLADFVAPKESGVTDYVGGFITTAGIGAEELAKQYEAKGDDYNAIMVKALADRLAEACAEWLHERVRKEYWGYAPDEQLDNEALIKEQYKGIRPAPGYPACPDHTEKATLFRLLDPTADLGKPGRSGVFLTEHFAMFPAAAVSGWYFAHPEAQYFAVGKVERDQVEQYSKRKGQEQRVSERWLSPNLGYEI, from the coding sequence ATGTCCGACCGCATCGCCCGCCAGCACGCCCTGCAACAGGCGCTCAAAGAGCGCATCCTGATCCTCGACGGCGGCATGGGCACCATGATCCAGAGCTACAAGCTGCAGGAAGAGGACTACCGTGGCACCCGCTTCGCCGACTGGCCGAGCGACGTGAAGGGCAACAACGACCTGCTGCTGCTGTCCCGCCCGGACGTGATCCAGGCAATCGAGAAGGCCTACCTCGACGCCGGCGCGGACATCCTGGAAACCAACACCTTCAACGCCACCCAGGTATCCCAGGCCGACTACGGCATGGAATCCCTGGTGTACGAGCTGAACGTAGAGGGCGCGCGGCTGGCCCGTGAAGTGGCCGACGCCAAGACCCTGGAAACCCCGGACAAGCCGCGTTTCGTCGCTGGCGTCCTCGGCCCCACCAGCCGCACCTGCTCCATCTCGCCGGATGTCAACGACCCGGGTTACCGCAACGTCACCTTCGACGAGCTGGTGGAGAACTACACCGAGGCCACCAAGGGCCTGATCGAGGGCGGCGCCGACCTCATCCTGATCGAGACCATCTTCGACACCCTCAATGCCAAGGCGGCGATCTTCGCCGTACAGGGCGTGTTCGAGGAGCTGGGCGTCGAGCTGCCCATCATGATCTCCGGCACCATCACCGACGCCTCCGGCCGCACCCTGTCGGGCCAGACCACCGAAGCCTTCTGGAACTCGGTGAGCCACGCCAAACCCATCTCCGTGGGCCTGAACTGCGCCCTCGGCGCCGCCGACCTGCGTCCCTACCTGGCCGAACTGTCCGCCAAGGCCGGCACCCATGTGTCCGCGCACCCCAACGCCGGGCTGCCCAACGCCTTCGGCGAATACGACGAAACCCCGGCGGAAATGGCCGCCGTGGTGGAAGAATTCGCCGCCAGCGGCTTCCTCAACATCATCGGCGGGTGCTGCGGCACCACCCCGGCGCACATCCAGGCCATCGCCGAAGCCGTGGCCAAGTACCCGCCGCGCGCGATCCCCGACATTCCCAAGGCTTGCCGCCTGTCGGGCCTGGAGCCCTTCACCATCGATCGCAACTCGCTGTTCGTGAACGTCGGCGAGCGCACCAACATCACCGGCTCGGCAAAATTCGCCCGGCTGATTCGTGAGGAAAACTACACCGAGGCCCTGGAAGTCGCCCTGCAGCAGGTGGAAGCCGGCGCCCAGGTCATCGACATCAACATGGACGAGGGCATGCTCGACTCCAAGGCGGCGATGGTGAAGTTCCTCAACCTCATCGCTGGCGAGCCGGACATCTCCCGCGTGCCGATCATGATCGACTCCTCCAAGTGGGAGGTGATCGAGGCCGGCCTGAAGTGCATCCAGGGCAAGGGCATCGTCAACTCCATCTCGATGAAGGAAGGCGTCGAGCAGTTCAAACACCACGCCAAGCTCTGCAAGCGCTACGGCGCCGCCGTGGTGGTGATGGCCTTCGACGAGGTCGGCCAGGCCGACACCCAGGCGCGCAAGGAAGAGATCTGCAAGCGCAGCTACGACATCCTGGTCAACGAAGTGGGCTTCCCGCCGGAAGACATCATCTTCGACCCGAACATATTCGCCGTCGCCACCGGCATCGAGGAACACAACAACTACGCGGTCGACTTCATCAACGCCTGCGCCTACATCCGCGACAACCTGCCCTACGCACTCTCCTCGGGCGGCGTGTCCAACGTGTCCTTCTCCTTCCGTGGCAACAATCCGGTGCGCGAGGCCATCCACTCGGTCTTCCTCTACTACGCGATCCGAAATGGTCTGACCATGGGCATCGTCAACGCCGGCCAACTGGAGATCTACGACGAAATCCCCAAACAGCTGCGCGATGCCGTCGAAGACGTGGTGCTCAACCGCAACCCCAACGCCACCGAGGCGCTGCTGGCCATCGCCGGCCAGTACAAGGGCGATGGCGCAGCCAAGGAAGTCGAGAACGAGGAATGGCGCTCGCTGCCCGTCGACAAGCGCCTCGAACATGCGCTGGTCAAGGGCATCACCGCCTTCATCGTCGAAGACACGGAGGAGTGCCGCCAGCAGTGCGCCCGTCCCATCGAGGTGATCGAGGGCCCGCTGATGGCCGGCATGAACGTGGTCGGCGACCTGTTCGGCTCGGGCAAGATGTTCCTCCCCCAGGTGGTGAAATCCGCCCGCGTGATGAAGCAGGCCGTGGCCCACCTGATCCCCTTCATCGAGGCGGAAAAAGGCGACAAGCCCGAGGCAAAGGGCAAGATCCTCATGGCCACCGTCAAGGGCGACGTCCACGACATCGGCAAGAACATCGTCGGCGTGGTGCTCGGCTGCAACGGCTACGACATCGTCGACCTCGGCGTGATGGTGCCGGCGGAGAAGATCCTCCAGGTAGCCCGCGAGGAGAAATGCGACATCATCGGCCTCTCCGGCCTGATCACCCCTTCCCTGGACGAGATGGTCCACGTCGCCCGCGAAATGCAGCGCCAGGGCTTCCAGCTGCCGCTGATGATCGGCGGCGCCACCACCTCCAAGGCCCACACGGCGGTGAAGATCGAACCCCAGTACAGCAACGACGCCGTGGTCTACGTCACCGACGCCTCGCGTGCCGTGGGCGTGGCCACCAGCCTGCTGTCCAGGGAGCTCAAGGGTGACTTCGTCGAGAAGACCCGGATCGACTACGCCGAAGTCCGCGAGCGCACCGCCAACCGCGCCGCCCGCACCGAGCGACTGGCCTATGCCGACGCCATCGCCAACAAGCCGGCATTCGACTGGACCGGCTATCGCGCCACCAAACCCAGCTTCACCGGCGTGCGCGTGCTGGAAGACATCGACCTGGCGGTGCTGGCCGAGTACATCGACTGGACCCCCTTCTTCATCTCCTGGGATCTGGCCGGCAAATACCCGCGCATCCTTACCGACGAGGTAGTGGGAGAAGCCGCCACCAGCCTGTTCAACGACGCCCAGGCCATGCTCAAGGAGCTGATCGACGGCAAGCTGATCAAGGCGCGCGCGGTGATCGGCTTCTGGCCGGCCAACCAGGTCAACCACGACGACATCGAAGTACGCGACGACCAGGACAAGCCGCTGGCCACCCTGCACCACCTGCGCCAGCAGACCATCAAGCCCGACGGCAAACCGAACCTCAGCCTGGCCGACTTCGTCGCCCCCAAGGAAAGCGGCGTGACGGACTACGTCGGCGGCTTCATCACCACCGCAGGCATCGGCGCCGAGGAGCTGGCCAAGCAGTACGAAGCCAAGGGCGACGACTACAACGCCATCATGGTCAAGGCCCTGGCCGACCGCCTGGCCGAGGCCTGCGCCGAGTGGCTGCACGAGCGCGTGCGCAAGGAATACTGGGGTTACGCCCCGGACGAACAGCTGGACAACGAGGCCCTGATCAAGGAGCAGTACAAGGGCATCCGCCCCGCGCCCGGCTACCCGGCCTGCCCGGACCACACCGAGAAAGCCACCCTGTTCCGCCTGCTGGACCCGACCGCCGACCTCGGCAAACCGGGCCGGAGTGGCGTGTTCCTCACCGAACACTTCGCCATGTTCCCGGCGGCGGCCGTTTCCGGCTGGTACTTCGCGCATCCCGAAGCGCAGTACTTCGCCGTGGGCAAGGTCGAGCGCGACCAGGTGGAGCAGTACAGCAAGCGCAAGGGCCAGGAGCAGCGGGTCAGCGAACGCTGGTTGTCGCCGAACCTGGGCTACGAGATCTGA
- a CDS encoding nitrite/sulfite reductase: MYVYDEYDQRIVEDRVKQFRDQTRRYLEGELSGEEFRPLRLQNGLYIQRYAPMLRVAVPYGLLSSVQVRKLAQIARDYDKGYAHISTRQNVQFNWPELEDVPEILAELATVQMHAIQTSGNCIRNTTTDQFAGVARDELVDPRPWCEIIRQWSTFHPEFSHLPRKFKIAVNGAVSDRAAVEVHDIGLEAVKNEAGELGFRVSVGGGLGRTPIVGSFINEFLPWQHLLSYLDAILRVYNRYGRRDNKYKARIKILVKALGPDVFAERVNAEWAHLKDGPTTLTQEEVERVAKHFVDPAYKALDDQDAALAALDAEHPGFARWRSRNTFAHKKPGYVAVTLSLKPTGVAPGDVTDKQLDAIADLADRYAFGEVRNSHNQNIILADVEQAQLFALWGELRELGFATPNVGLLTDIICCPGGDFCSLANAKSIPVAEAIQRRFDDLDYLFDIGNLDLNISGCMNACGHHHVGHIGILGVDKKGQEFYQVSLGGSAGRDASLAQILGPSFAQNEMADVIEKIIKVYVEQRTEDEQFLDTFRRIGIDPFKERVYAANH; encoded by the coding sequence ATGTACGTATACGACGAGTACGATCAACGGATCGTCGAGGACCGCGTCAAGCAGTTCCGCGATCAGACCCGCCGCTATCTGGAAGGCGAGCTTTCGGGTGAGGAATTCCGTCCGCTGCGCCTGCAGAACGGCCTCTATATCCAGCGCTACGCGCCCATGCTGCGGGTGGCCGTGCCCTATGGCCTGCTCTCTTCCGTCCAGGTACGCAAGCTGGCCCAGATCGCTCGCGACTACGACAAGGGCTACGCCCACATCAGCACCCGCCAGAACGTCCAGTTCAACTGGCCGGAACTGGAAGATGTGCCGGAGATCCTCGCCGAGCTGGCCACCGTGCAGATGCACGCGATCCAGACCAGCGGCAACTGCATCCGCAATACCACCACCGACCAGTTCGCCGGCGTCGCCCGTGACGAGCTCGTGGACCCGCGCCCCTGGTGCGAGATCATCCGCCAGTGGTCCACCTTCCATCCCGAGTTCTCCCACCTGCCGCGCAAGTTCAAGATCGCCGTGAATGGCGCCGTGAGCGACCGCGCCGCGGTTGAAGTGCATGACATCGGCCTGGAAGCGGTGAAAAACGAAGCCGGTGAACTGGGCTTCCGCGTCTCCGTCGGCGGCGGCCTGGGTCGCACGCCCATCGTCGGCAGCTTCATCAACGAGTTCCTGCCCTGGCAGCACCTGCTGAGCTACCTGGACGCCATCCTGCGCGTCTACAACCGCTATGGTCGCCGGGACAACAAGTACAAGGCGCGCATCAAGATCCTGGTCAAGGCCCTGGGTCCCGACGTGTTCGCCGAGCGCGTCAACGCCGAGTGGGCCCATCTCAAGGATGGCCCCACCACCCTGACCCAGGAAGAAGTCGAGCGCGTTGCCAAGCACTTCGTCGACCCGGCCTACAAGGCCCTGGACGACCAGGATGCCGCCCTCGCCGCCCTGGACGCAGAGCACCCGGGCTTCGCCCGCTGGCGCAGCCGCAACACCTTCGCCCACAAGAAGCCCGGCTACGTGGCCGTGACCCTGTCGCTGAAGCCCACCGGCGTCGCCCCGGGCGACGTCACCGACAAGCAGCTGGACGCCATCGCCGATCTGGCCGATCGCTATGCCTTCGGTGAAGTGCGCAACAGCCACAACCAGAACATCATCCTTGCCGACGTCGAGCAGGCGCAGCTGTTCGCCCTCTGGGGCGAGCTGCGCGAGCTGGGCTTCGCCACCCCGAACGTGGGCCTGCTGACCGACATCATCTGCTGCCCGGGCGGTGACTTCTGCTCCCTGGCCAACGCCAAGTCGATCCCGGTGGCCGAAGCCATCCAGCGTCGCTTCGACGACCTGGATTACCTGTTCGACATCGGCAACCTGGACCTGAACATCTCCGGCTGCATGAACGCCTGCGGTCACCACCACGTGGGTCATATCGGCATCCTCGGCGTGGACAAGAAGGGCCAGGAGTTCTACCAGGTGTCCCTGGGCGGCAGCGCCGGCCGCGACGCCAGCCTGGCCCAGATCCTCGGCCCCTCCTTCGCCCAGAACGAGATGGCCGACGTGATCGAGAAGATCATCAAGGTCTATGTGGAACAGCGCACCGAGGACGAGCAGTTCCTCGACACCTTCCGCCGTATCGGTATCGATCCGTTCAAGGAGCGCGTATATGCAGCGAATCATTAA
- a CDS encoding ABC transporter substrate-binding protein, whose translation MKGPGLALLFCLCLGFSQVINAASVVFLNPGRANEPFWASYGRFMQSAADDLGMDLEIRYAERDIRRMLEQAREALQGEHRPDYLLFVNEQYAGPEILRLSRGSGVKLFTVNSQLTEDQQTLTGGTRERYPDWIGSMVPNDEEAGYLMARALLSQQARKTPDQPIDLLAFSGVKQTPAAQLREQGLMRALEEFPQARLRQLVYSEWRRDRAYEQALQLLQRYPEVSVVWSANDEMAFGVMAAATELGRTPGGDLLLSALNNSPEVLRNFLDGRISSLVSGHFTLGGWAMVLIHDYDAGVDFARQGGKDRRVPLFQSLDQRKARRLLHHLQQPGYDLDFRAFSRVGRSGAGTYDFTLDPLLD comes from the coding sequence ATGAAAGGTCCGGGACTCGCCCTGCTGTTCTGCCTGTGCCTGGGCTTCAGCCAGGTGATCAACGCTGCCTCCGTCGTGTTTCTCAATCCTGGTCGGGCGAACGAGCCGTTCTGGGCGAGTTACGGCCGATTCATGCAGTCGGCGGCCGACGACCTGGGTATGGACCTGGAGATCCGCTACGCCGAACGGGACATCCGCCGCATGCTGGAACAGGCCCGCGAGGCCTTGCAGGGCGAGCATCGTCCCGACTACCTGTTGTTCGTCAACGAGCAGTACGCAGGCCCCGAGATCCTGCGCCTGTCGCGGGGCAGTGGGGTCAAGCTGTTCACGGTGAACAGCCAGTTGACCGAGGACCAGCAGACCCTTACCGGCGGCACCCGGGAGCGCTACCCCGACTGGATCGGCAGCATGGTGCCCAACGACGAGGAGGCCGGCTACCTCATGGCGCGGGCGCTGCTGAGCCAGCAGGCACGCAAGACACCGGACCAGCCCATCGACCTCCTGGCCTTTTCCGGCGTCAAGCAGACCCCCGCGGCCCAGCTCCGCGAGCAAGGACTGATGCGGGCGCTGGAAGAGTTCCCCCAGGCCCGCCTGCGTCAGCTGGTCTACAGCGAGTGGCGTCGCGACCGGGCCTACGAGCAGGCCCTGCAATTGCTTCAGCGCTACCCCGAAGTGAGCGTGGTCTGGTCCGCCAATGACGAGATGGCCTTCGGAGTCATGGCGGCAGCCACCGAACTGGGCCGCACGCCGGGGGGCGATCTGCTGCTGTCGGCCCTGAACAACTCCCCGGAAGTGCTCCGCAACTTCCTCGACGGCAGGATCAGCAGCCTGGTCAGTGGCCACTTCACCCTGGGTGGGTGGGCCATGGTGCTGATTCATGATTATGACGCCGGTGTGGATTTCGCCCGCCAGGGCGGCAAGGATCGGCGGGTTCCCCTGTTCCAGTCCCTCGACCAGCGCAAGGCACGGCGTCTGCTGCACCATCTTCAGCAACCGGGCTACGACCTGGACTTCCGTGCGTTCAGCCGGGTGGGGCGCTCAGGCGCCGGCACCTACGACTTCACCCTGGATCCGCTGCTGGACTGA
- a CDS encoding DUF934 domain-containing protein yields the protein MQRIIKNGQVIDETWHLLDKDATLEGIPNCDDIIVPLALWVDHGHALKVRDGGLGVWLDAGEEIEEIAGDLEHFQVIALNFPAFTDGRHSSTAYLLRQRYGYQGEVRAIGDVLRDQLFALKRCGFDAFALRADKDPYDALKAFEDFSEVYQASADEPQPLFRRRSA from the coding sequence ATGCAGCGAATCATTAAGAACGGCCAGGTGATCGACGAAACCTGGCACCTGCTGGACAAGGACGCCACCCTCGAAGGCATCCCGAACTGCGACGACATCATCGTGCCGCTGGCCCTCTGGGTCGACCACGGCCATGCCCTGAAAGTGCGTGACGGTGGCCTGGGCGTCTGGCTGGATGCTGGCGAGGAGATCGAGGAAATCGCAGGCGATCTGGAGCACTTCCAGGTCATCGCCCTGAACTTCCCGGCCTTCACCGACGGCCGCCATTCCTCGACCGCCTACCTGCTGCGCCAGCGCTATGGCTACCAGGGTGAAGTCCGCGCCATCGGCGATGTACTCCGCGACCAACTGTTCGCCCTCAAGCGTTGCGGCTTCGACGCCTTCGCCCTGCGCGCGGACAAGGACCCCTACGACGCGCTGAAGGCCTTCGAGGACTTCAGCGAGGTCTACCAGGCCTCCGCAGACGAGCCGCAGCCGCTGTTCCGCCGCCGCTCGGCCTGA
- a CDS encoding DUF2970 domain-containing protein — MDDNHDDRPLTFREMLQSVLAAAFGVQSGKNRARDFSRGKPSHFIILGVLFTTAFVLLLYGLVRIILHLAGL; from the coding sequence ATGGACGACAATCACGATGATCGCCCGCTGACATTCCGCGAGATGCTGCAGAGCGTGCTCGCCGCCGCCTTTGGCGTGCAGAGCGGGAAGAACCGCGCCCGGGATTTCAGCCGGGGCAAGCCCAGCCACTTCATCATTCTCGGCGTGTTGTTCACCACCGCCTTCGTGCTGCTGCTCTACGGCCTGGTGCGCATCATCCTGCACCTGGCGGGTCTCTGA
- a CDS encoding alpha/beta hydrolase family protein, which yields MINPTETRIDNGNGHTISTHWFRPEGEMRAAVLIVPAMGVPQRFYAPFATWLAERGYLVATFDYVGMGLSRNGHLRDLDVDILDWARHDCSTVLSLIANAAGDKPLYWIGHSLGGQILPFVTGAERITRVLTIATGSGYWRENTAELRRRVWLLWFLVAPLVTPLAGYFPGKRLGMVGDLPRGVIRQWRRWCLDPEYAVGAEGEDVRAAYSSVRIPITAISFTDDEMMSGRNTESLHSFYREAEKRFRRIAPAEVGEQRIGHFGFFKPQFQRSLWEEVLLPELA from the coding sequence ATGATCAACCCGACAGAAACCCGAATCGACAACGGTAACGGCCACACCATCAGCACCCACTGGTTCCGCCCCGAGGGCGAGATGCGTGCGGCGGTGCTCATAGTACCCGCCATGGGCGTACCCCAGCGCTTCTATGCGCCTTTCGCCACCTGGCTCGCCGAACGTGGCTACCTGGTGGCCACCTTCGACTACGTGGGTATGGGCCTTTCGCGCAACGGTCACCTGCGCGACCTCGACGTGGACATCCTCGACTGGGCGCGGCACGACTGCAGCACCGTACTCTCGCTGATCGCCAATGCCGCCGGCGACAAGCCGCTGTACTGGATCGGCCACAGCCTGGGCGGCCAGATCCTGCCGTTCGTGACGGGAGCCGAGCGCATCACCCGGGTCCTGACCATCGCCACCGGCAGTGGCTACTGGCGGGAAAACACCGCCGAGCTGCGCCGCCGCGTCTGGCTGCTGTGGTTCCTGGTCGCGCCCCTGGTCACACCGCTGGCCGGGTACTTCCCGGGCAAGCGCCTCGGCATGGTCGGTGACTTGCCCCGTGGCGTGATCCGCCAGTGGCGCCGCTGGTGCCTGGACCCGGAGTACGCCGTGGGCGCGGAAGGCGAAGACGTGCGGGCGGCCTACTCCAGCGTGCGCATCCCCATCACGGCGATCTCCTTCACCGATGACGAGATGATGTCCGGGCGCAACACCGAATCGCTTCACAGCTTCTACCGCGAAGCGGAGAAACGCTTCCGCCGCATCGCGCCGGCGGAGGTGGGCGAGCAGCGCATCGGCCATTTCGGCTTCTTCAAGCCCCAGTTCCAACGTTCGCTCTGGGAAGAGGTGTTGCTCCCCGAGCTGGCCTGA
- a CDS encoding RNA methyltransferase yields MRITDIHQRLADLGALPVHSGRVVRAWLQGKPLDAGTRRQHTEHFLPLSVRAGLPALAEDLQNLVSLRSEHPGADGSARLLVALADGQMVESVLLPRDGLCVSTQVGCAVGCVFCMTGKSGLLRQVGSAEIVAQVALARRFRPVKKVVFMGMGEPAHNLDNVLEAIDLLGTDGGIGHKNLVFSTVGDLRVFDRLPRERVKPALALSLHTTRADLRERLLPKAPRITPEELVELGERYARDIGYPIQYQWTLLRGINDSQEEMDGILDLLKGKYAVLNLIPYNSLDDDEYQRPDGDRIVQMVRYLHSRGILTKVRNSAGQDVEGGCGQLRARAVDLVNTRRLHRPAS; encoded by the coding sequence ATGCGAATCACCGACATCCACCAACGCCTCGCCGATCTCGGCGCCCTCCCCGTCCATAGCGGCCGGGTGGTGCGTGCCTGGCTGCAAGGCAAGCCGCTGGACGCCGGCACCCGGCGCCAGCACACCGAACACTTTCTCCCACTCAGCGTCCGCGCGGGCCTGCCAGCCCTGGCCGAAGACCTGCAGAACCTGGTGAGCCTGCGCTCCGAACACCCCGGAGCCGACGGCTCGGCCCGCCTCCTGGTGGCACTGGCCGATGGCCAGATGGTGGAAAGCGTGCTGCTACCCCGCGATGGACTCTGTGTGTCCACCCAGGTCGGTTGCGCGGTCGGCTGCGTCTTCTGCATGACAGGCAAGAGCGGCCTGCTGCGCCAGGTGGGCAGTGCCGAAATCGTCGCCCAGGTGGCCCTCGCCCGCCGCTTCCGGCCAGTGAAGAAGGTGGTGTTCATGGGGATGGGCGAACCCGCCCACAACCTCGACAACGTGCTGGAGGCCATCGACCTGCTGGGCACCGATGGCGGCATCGGTCACAAGAACCTCGTGTTCTCCACGGTGGGCGACCTGCGCGTCTTCGATCGCCTGCCCCGGGAGCGGGTCAAACCGGCCCTGGCGCTGTCGCTGCATACGACGCGCGCCGACCTGCGGGAGCGGCTACTGCCCAAGGCGCCACGCATCACGCCGGAGGAACTGGTGGAGCTGGGCGAGCGATACGCCCGGGACATCGGCTACCCGATCCAGTACCAGTGGACCCTGCTGCGCGGCATCAACGACAGCCAGGAGGAAATGGACGGCATCCTGGACCTGCTCAAGGGCAAGTACGCGGTGCTGAACCTGATTCCCTACAACAGCCTGGACGACGATGAGTACCAGCGCCCGGATGGCGACCGCATCGTGCAGATGGTCCGCTACCTGCACAGCCGCGGCATCCTCACCAAGGTGCGCAACTCCGCCGGACAGGACGTGGAAGGCGGCTGCGGCCAGCTTCGCGCCCGTGCCGTGGACCTGGTGAACACCCGCCGGCTGCATCGCCCGGCATCCTGA
- a CDS encoding DUF1883 domain-containing protein, which produces MKFIHQREHLNEGDLVVIQCSQTCNIRLMNDANFRSFKNGGRHSYHGGAFDCFPAKIVVPSSGFWNVTLDTVSRRAISVTRKPNFQWSIKFVRRSGS; this is translated from the coding sequence ATGAAGTTCATCCATCAACGCGAGCACCTCAACGAAGGGGACCTCGTGGTCATCCAGTGCTCGCAGACCTGCAACATCCGCCTGATGAACGACGCGAATTTCCGCAGTTTCAAGAACGGGGGCCGCCACAGCTACCACGGGGGCGCCTTCGATTGCTTCCCGGCGAAGATCGTGGTGCCCAGCAGCGGCTTCTGGAACGTCACCCTCGACACCGTCAGCCGTCGCGCCATCAGCGTGACCCGCAAGCCCAACTTCCAGTGGTCGATCAAGTTCGTGCGCCGTTCGGGCAGCTGA
- a CDS encoding TetR/AcrR family transcriptional regulator, with translation MGRPSRKDEILQAALACFSEQGVDATTIEMIRDRSGASIGSLYHHFGNKERIIGALYLEGVGQYARLVEDGFSGADSAEACIRLLVACYIDWVVANPEWARFILHSRGRVEASEMGERLREANRLHHGRIDEVLRPHREAGAFRKMPRECFVSIVIGPAQDFSRHWLAGRTRTHLADCRELFMDAAWEAVRARQVRLVSMP, from the coding sequence ATGGGTCGTCCCTCCCGCAAAGACGAGATTCTCCAGGCCGCGCTGGCCTGCTTCAGCGAACAGGGCGTCGATGCCACCACCATCGAGATGATTCGGGACCGTTCCGGTGCGAGCATCGGGAGCCTGTACCACCATTTCGGCAACAAGGAACGCATCATCGGGGCGCTGTACCTGGAGGGGGTTGGCCAATACGCGCGATTGGTGGAGGACGGATTTTCCGGGGCGGACAGTGCCGAGGCCTGCATCCGCCTGCTGGTGGCCTGCTACATCGATTGGGTGGTCGCGAACCCCGAGTGGGCGCGCTTTATCCTGCACAGTCGGGGCCGGGTGGAGGCGAGCGAGATGGGCGAGCGGTTGCGGGAGGCCAACCGCCTGCATCATGGCCGCATCGACGAGGTGCTGCGGCCGCATCGCGAAGCCGGTGCGTTCCGGAAGATGCCGAGGGAGTGTTTCGTCTCCATCGTCATCGGGCCCGCCCAGGATTTTTCCCGGCACTGGCTGGCGGGGCGTACCCGCACCCACCTGGCGGACTGCCGAGAGCTGTTCATGGACGCCGCCTGGGAGGCGGTGCGGGCGCGCCAGGTCAGGTTGGTGTCGATGCCCTGA